A window from Pseudomonas sp. Tri1 encodes these proteins:
- a CDS encoding acyl-CoA thioesterase, which translates to MIELEQEDPIPQGDLALQITALPRETNGFGDIFGGWLVSQMDLAGTAMASKVAGGRVATVAIDRMAFLVPVAVGAQLSFYTQALEIGRSSIQMMVEVWSDDPLSSEWRKVTEAVFVFVAIDGSGRTRSVPPRAR; encoded by the coding sequence ATGATAGAGCTCGAACAAGAAGATCCAATCCCGCAAGGCGACCTGGCCCTGCAAATCACCGCGCTCCCTCGCGAAACCAATGGCTTTGGCGATATTTTCGGCGGCTGGCTGGTGTCCCAGATGGACCTGGCTGGCACCGCAATGGCCAGCAAAGTGGCCGGCGGACGCGTGGCCACCGTGGCGATCGATCGCATGGCGTTCCTGGTACCGGTGGCGGTGGGTGCGCAGTTGTCCTTTTATACCCAGGCGCTGGAAATCGGCCGCAGCTCGATCCAGATGATGGTCGAGGTCTGGAGCGACGACCCGCTGTCCAGTGAGTGGCGCAAAGTGACCGAGGCGGTATTTGTCTTCGTCGCCATCGACGGCAGCGGTCGCACCCGCTCGGTTCCGCCGCGCGCTCGTTAA
- a CDS encoding D-hexose-6-phosphate mutarotase: MPTPNVEAVKLDELNAWRIRHGQAELLVAQQGAHILSYQVDGQPPLIWLNDQATFKAGKSIRAGVPVCWPWFGNLTRNPDSVQAMRVTNDPATAHGLVRAMDWELKGIEAEGESLKVEFVLPYPENGLSGWPHQVDLTLTIVMDAQLHISLTSHNRGSESVSLSQALHSYFAVSDVRNVHVEGVDGLSYVETLDDWKTVTQAGDLHFTGETDRIYLNTPPRLSIVDPQWERRIELTSSGSRSAVIWNPWTERAKAFSDMADDGWQRMLCIETANVMDDVVTLLPQASHTLGVSIGSKPL, encoded by the coding sequence ATGCCTACGCCCAACGTCGAAGCCGTCAAACTGGATGAACTGAACGCCTGGCGCATCCGCCACGGTCAGGCCGAGTTGCTGGTGGCCCAGCAAGGCGCGCACATCCTCAGCTATCAAGTGGACGGCCAGCCGCCGCTGATCTGGCTCAACGACCAGGCCACATTCAAGGCCGGCAAGAGCATCCGCGCCGGCGTGCCGGTGTGCTGGCCGTGGTTCGGCAATCTGACGCGCAACCCCGACAGCGTACAAGCCATGCGCGTGACCAACGACCCGGCCACGGCCCACGGGTTGGTTCGAGCGATGGATTGGGAGTTGAAGGGCATCGAAGCCGAAGGCGAAAGCCTCAAGGTGGAGTTCGTGCTGCCCTATCCTGAAAACGGCCTCTCGGGCTGGCCCCATCAGGTGGACCTGACGCTGACCATCGTCATGGACGCGCAGTTGCACATCAGCCTCACCAGCCATAACCGCGGCAGCGAAAGCGTCAGCCTCAGCCAGGCGCTGCACAGCTATTTCGCCGTCAGCGATGTGCGCAATGTGCATGTCGAAGGGGTGGATGGCTTGAGCTACGTCGAGACCCTGGACGACTGGAAAACCGTCACCCAGGCCGGCGACCTGCACTTTACCGGCGAAACCGACCGCATCTATCTCAATACCCCGCCGCGACTGAGCATCGTCGACCCGCAGTGGGAACGACGGATCGAACTGACCAGCAGCGGCTCGCGCTCGGCGGTGATCTGGAACCCCTGGACCGAGCGTGCCAAGGCCTTCAGCGACATGGCCGACGATGGCTGGCAGCGCATGCTGTGCATCGAGACAGCGAATGTGATGGACGATGTGGTGACGCTGCTGCCGCAGGCCAGTCATACCTTGGGTGTGAGCATCGGCAGCAAGCCGCTCTAA
- a CDS encoding DUF3299 domain-containing protein encodes MRRLMLTLLLLGSGLAHAAELPETDWLELMPKSDQKALEAMPEIDHNSPEANGTFTEKGGLKQSKGLPAVMYSTKTVASMNDKHIRIGGYPVPLESDAKGRSTLFFLVPYPGACIHVPPPPPNQLVLVRYPKGLKLDDIYTPLWVTGTLKIEKVDNDLASAAYALEAEKVRVVQEADL; translated from the coding sequence ATGCGCCGTCTAATGTTGACCCTTCTTTTGCTGGGCAGTGGCCTGGCCCACGCCGCCGAGCTGCCGGAAACCGACTGGCTCGAACTGATGCCCAAGTCGGACCAGAAAGCCCTCGAGGCCATGCCCGAGATCGACCACAATTCCCCCGAAGCCAATGGCACCTTCACCGAGAAAGGCGGCCTGAAGCAAAGCAAGGGTTTGCCTGCGGTGATGTATTCGACCAAGACCGTGGCGTCGATGAACGACAAGCACATTCGCATCGGCGGTTACCCCGTGCCCCTTGAAAGCGATGCCAAGGGCCGTAGCACGCTGTTCTTCCTGGTGCCTTACCCTGGCGCCTGCATCCACGTCCCGCCACCGCCACCGAATCAACTGGTGCTGGTGCGCTATCCCAAAGGCCTGAAGCTGGACGACATCTACACACCGCTTTGGGTGACTGGCACGCTGAAGATCGAAAAGGTCGACAACGACCTGGCCAGCGCGGCATATGCGCTGGAGGCGGAGAAAGTGAGGGTGGTGCAGGAGGCGGATTTGTAA
- a CDS encoding GlsB/YeaQ/YmgE family stress response membrane protein → MGIIGTIFIGLIVGLLARFLKPGDDSMGWIMTILLGIGGSLAATYGGQALGIYQAGQGAGFIGALVGAVVLLVIYGLIKRN, encoded by the coding sequence ATGGGAATCATTGGAACCATCTTTATCGGCCTGATCGTCGGCCTGCTGGCGCGCTTCCTGAAACCGGGCGATGACAGCATGGGCTGGATCATGACCATCCTGCTCGGTATCGGCGGTTCGTTGGCAGCCACTTACGGCGGCCAGGCCCTGGGCATCTACCAGGCTGGCCAAGGCGCTGGCTTCATCGGTGCACTGGTGGGTGCGGTGGTGTTGCTGGTGATCTACGGCCTGATCAAAAGAAACTGA
- a CDS encoding 5-(carboxyamino)imidazole ribonucleotide synthase → MKIGVIGGGQLGRMLALAGTPLGMSFAFLDPAPDACAAALGEHLRADYGDQDHLRQLADEVDLVTFEFESVPAETVAFLSQFVPVYPSAEALRIARDRWFEKNMFKDLGIPTPAFADIQSQADLDAAVASIGLPAVLKTRTLGYDGKGQKVLRKPEDVVGTFAELGSVACLLEGFVPFTGEVSLIAVRARDGEIRFYPLVHNTHKDGILKLSVASTDHPLQALAEDYSSRVLKQLDYVGVMAFEFFEVDGGLKANEIAPRVHNSGHWTTEGAECSQFENHLRAVAGLPLGSTAKVGESAMLNFIGRVPDSEKVLAIADCHLHHYGKAFKAGRKVGHANLRCADRATLAQQIIKVETLIAE, encoded by the coding sequence ATGAAGATCGGTGTAATCGGTGGCGGCCAGTTGGGTCGCATGTTGGCCCTGGCGGGTACGCCGCTGGGGATGAGCTTCGCTTTCCTGGACCCGGCGCCGGACGCCTGCGCCGCGGCGCTGGGTGAACACCTGCGGGCCGACTACGGCGACCAGGACCACCTGCGCCAATTGGCCGATGAAGTCGATCTGGTGACCTTCGAGTTCGAAAGCGTCCCGGCTGAAACCGTTGCCTTCCTGTCCCAGTTCGTCCCGGTCTACCCGAGTGCCGAAGCCTTGCGCATCGCCCGTGACCGTTGGTTCGAAAAGAACATGTTCAAGGACCTGGGCATCCCCACGCCAGCCTTCGCCGACATCCAGTCCCAGGCCGACCTGGACGCCGCCGTTGCGTCCATCGGCCTGCCGGCCGTGCTCAAGACCCGTACCCTGGGTTACGACGGCAAGGGCCAGAAAGTCTTGCGCAAGCCTGAAGACGTGGTTGGCACGTTTGCCGAGCTCGGCAGCGTGGCCTGCCTGCTGGAAGGTTTCGTGCCGTTCACCGGCGAAGTCTCGCTGATCGCCGTACGGGCCCGCGATGGTGAAATCCGTTTCTACCCGCTGGTGCACAACACCCACAAGGACGGCATTCTCAAACTGTCCGTCGCCAGCACCGATCATCCGTTGCAGGCCCTGGCCGAGGACTATTCCAGCCGGGTGCTCAAGCAGCTCGACTATGTCGGCGTGATGGCGTTCGAGTTCTTCGAAGTGGACGGCGGCCTCAAGGCCAACGAAATCGCGCCTCGGGTGCACAACTCCGGGCACTGGACCACCGAAGGCGCCGAGTGCAGCCAGTTCGAAAACCACCTGCGGGCGGTGGCCGGGCTGCCGCTGGGGTCGACCGCCAAGGTCGGTGAAAGCGCGATGCTCAACTTCATCGGCAGGGTCCCGGACAGCGAGAAAGTCCTGGCGATTGCCGACTGCCATTTGCATCACTATGGCAAGGCGTTCAAGGCCGGGCGCAAGGTCGGTCACGCCAACCTGCGTTGCGCTGACCGGGCCACGCTGGCCCAGCAGATCATCAAGGTCGAGACGTTGATCGCCGAGTAA
- the purE gene encoding 5-(carboxyamino)imidazole ribonucleotide mutase, producing MSALVGVIMGSKSDWSTLSHTADMLEKLGIPYEVKVVSAHRTPDLLFQYAEEAESRGIEVIIAGAGGAAHLPGMCAAKTHLPVLGVPVQSSMLSGVDSLLSIVQMPAGIPVATLAIGKAGAINAALLSASILGAKHPQFHTVLKKFRAEQTDSVLDNPDPRIA from the coding sequence ATGAGTGCACTGGTTGGCGTGATCATGGGCTCCAAGTCCGATTGGTCCACCCTTAGCCACACCGCCGATATGCTGGAAAAGCTCGGCATCCCTTATGAGGTGAAAGTGGTCTCCGCCCACCGTACCCCGGACCTGCTATTCCAGTACGCCGAAGAGGCTGAGTCCCGTGGCATCGAGGTGATCATCGCCGGTGCCGGGGGCGCGGCCCATCTGCCAGGCATGTGTGCGGCCAAGACCCACCTGCCGGTACTGGGCGTGCCGGTACAGTCGTCGATGCTGTCGGGCGTCGATTCGCTGCTGTCGATCGTGCAGATGCCGGCTGGCATCCCGGTTGCGACCCTGGCCATCGGCAAGGCCGGTGCGATCAACGCGGCCCTGCTCTCGGCGAGCATCCTGGGTGCCAAGCATCCACAATTTCATACCGTGCTGAAAAAATTCCGCGCTGAACAGACAGACAGCGTCCTGGACAATCCAGACCCACGCATTGCCTGA
- a CDS encoding LysR substrate-binding domain-containing protein, translating into MNLESKWLEDFSALAATRSFSQAAERRFVTQPAFSRRIRSLEAALGLTLVNRSRTPVELTAAGQLFLVTARTVVEQLGEVLRHLHHLEGGQGEVIQVAAAHSLALGFFPRWIAQLRNEGMNIATRLVATNVGDAVHALREGGCDLMLAFYDPDSAMQMDPEIFPSLHLGQTEMLPVCAADAGGKPLFDLEGEASVPLLAYSAGAFLGRSVNQLLRQRALRFTTVYETAMADSLKSMALEGLGIAWVPHLSVRAELARGELVVCGGTQWHVPLEIRLYRCALVRKANVRLLWRKLEGGAAQGAAGS; encoded by the coding sequence ATGAATCTTGAAAGCAAATGGCTCGAGGACTTCAGTGCCCTGGCCGCTACCCGCAGTTTCTCCCAGGCCGCTGAACGACGCTTCGTGACACAGCCGGCCTTCAGCCGGCGAATCCGCAGCCTCGAGGCGGCGCTCGGGCTGACCCTGGTCAACCGCTCTCGTACGCCGGTCGAACTGACGGCGGCGGGACAACTCTTCTTGGTGACGGCCCGTACGGTGGTCGAGCAGTTGGGTGAAGTGCTGCGTCATCTGCATCATCTGGAAGGCGGGCAGGGCGAAGTCATCCAGGTGGCGGCCGCCCACTCCCTGGCGCTGGGCTTCTTCCCGCGCTGGATCGCCCAGTTGCGTAACGAAGGGATGAACATCGCCACGCGGCTAGTGGCGACCAACGTCGGCGATGCGGTCCATGCATTGCGTGAAGGCGGTTGCGACCTGATGCTGGCCTTCTACGATCCGGATTCGGCGATGCAGATGGACCCGGAGATCTTTCCGTCGCTGCACTTGGGCCAGACCGAAATGCTCCCGGTGTGTGCCGCCGATGCCGGTGGTAAGCCCTTGTTCGATCTCGAAGGCGAAGCCAGCGTGCCGCTGTTGGCCTACAGCGCCGGAGCGTTTCTCGGCCGCTCGGTTAACCAGTTGTTGCGCCAGCGGGCGCTGCGTTTCACCACGGTCTACGAGACGGCCATGGCCGACAGTCTGAAAAGCATGGCCCTGGAAGGCCTGGGCATTGCCTGGGTGCCGCACCTGAGCGTACGTGCCGAACTGGCCCGGGGCGAACTGGTGGTCTGCGGCGGCACGCAGTGGCACGTACCTCTCGAGATTCGCCTGTACCGCTGCGCCTTGGTGCGCAAGGCCAATGTGCGCTTGTTGTGGCGCAAGCTTGAGGGCGGCGCAGCGCAGGGCGCCGCGGGATCTTGA
- the aspA gene encoding aspartate ammonia-lyase yields MSSAASFRTEKDLLGVLEVPAQAYYGIQTLRAVNNFRLSGVPISHYPKLVVGLAMVKQAAADANRELGQLSEAKHAAISEACARLIRGDFHEEFVVDMIQGGAGTSTNMNANEVIANIALEAMGHQKGEYQYLHPNNDVNMAQSTNDAYPTAIRLGLLLGHDALLASLDSLIQAFAAKGEEFSHVLKMGRTQLQDAVPMTLGQEFRAFATTLSEDLARLKTLAPELLTEVNLGGTAIGTGINADPRYQALAVQRLATISGQPLVPAADLIEATSDMGAFVLFSGMLKRTAVKLSKICNDLRLLSSGPRTGINEINLPARQPGSSIMPGKVNPVIPEAVNQVAFQIIGNDLALTIAAEGGQLQLNVMEPLIAFKIFDSIRLLQRAMDMLREHCIVGITANEARCRELVEHSIGLVTALNPYIGYENATRIARVALESGRGVLELVREEGLLDDAMLDDILRPENMIAPRLVPLKA; encoded by the coding sequence ATGTCCTCCGCTGCATCATTCCGCACAGAAAAAGACCTGCTTGGTGTACTTGAAGTACCGGCGCAAGCGTATTACGGCATCCAGACCCTACGAGCGGTAAACAACTTCCGTCTCTCCGGTGTTCCGATCTCGCACTACCCAAAGCTGGTGGTCGGTCTGGCAATGGTCAAACAGGCCGCCGCTGACGCCAACCGCGAACTGGGACAGCTCAGCGAAGCCAAGCACGCCGCCATCAGCGAAGCCTGTGCACGATTGATCCGCGGCGACTTCCACGAAGAGTTCGTGGTGGACATGATCCAGGGCGGCGCCGGCACGTCGACCAACATGAATGCCAACGAAGTGATCGCCAACATCGCTCTGGAGGCCATGGGCCACCAGAAAGGCGAATACCAGTACCTGCACCCGAACAACGACGTGAACATGGCGCAGTCCACCAACGACGCCTACCCGACCGCGATCCGCCTGGGTCTGCTGCTGGGCCACGATGCGTTGCTGGCCAGCCTCGACAGCCTGATCCAGGCGTTCGCGGCCAAAGGTGAAGAATTCAGCCACGTCCTGAAAATGGGTCGCACCCAGCTGCAAGACGCTGTGCCGATGACCCTCGGCCAGGAATTCCGTGCCTTCGCCACCACCCTGAGCGAAGACCTGGCGCGCCTGAAAACCCTGGCGCCCGAACTGCTCACCGAAGTGAACCTGGGCGGCACCGCCATCGGCACCGGTATCAACGCTGACCCGCGCTACCAGGCCCTGGCCGTGCAGCGCCTGGCAACCATCAGCGGCCAGCCGCTGGTTCCGGCCGCCGACCTGATCGAAGCCACCTCCGACATGGGCGCCTTCGTACTGTTCTCCGGCATGCTCAAGCGCACCGCAGTCAAGCTGTCGAAGATCTGCAACGACCTGCGCCTGCTGTCCAGCGGCCCACGCACTGGCATCAACGAAATCAACCTGCCGGCCCGCCAGCCAGGCAGTTCGATCATGCCCGGCAAGGTCAACCCGGTTATCCCCGAAGCGGTCAACCAGGTAGCGTTCCAGATCATCGGCAACGACCTGGCCCTGACCATCGCGGCCGAAGGCGGTCAACTGCAACTGAACGTGATGGAGCCGCTGATCGCCTTCAAGATCTTCGACTCGATCCGCCTGCTGCAACGCGCCATGGACATGCTGCGCGAACACTGCATCGTCGGCATTACCGCCAACGAAGCGCGCTGCCGTGAACTGGTCGAGCACTCGATCGGCCTGGTCACCGCCCTGAACCCGTACATCGGCTATGAAAACGCCACCCGCATCGCCCGCGTTGCCCTGGAAAGCGGCCGCGGCGTGCTGGAACTGGTGCGCGAAGAAGGCTTGCTCGACGACGCCATGCTCGACGACATCCTGCGCCCGGAAAACATGATTGCACCGCGTCTGGTTCCGCTCAAAGCGTGA
- a CDS encoding alanine/glycine:cation symporter family protein, whose product MLEVINDFLSGKVLIVLIVGLGSYFTIRSRFVQFRHFFHMFAVFRDSLKSSTDQLSSFQALMLSLAGRVGAGNIAGVGIAVTLGGPGAVFWMWVTALVGMSSSFFECSLGQLYKRCDSEGQYRGGPSYYIQHGLQKRWLGMIMAFLLLVTFGFAFNGLQAHAVTHSLNNAFGFDTTYTGLGLAVLLGLVFIGGIKRIAKVADLLVPVKTLAYIAVTIYVIVLQFDHVPAMLATIVKSAFGLDQAFGGLIGSAIVMGVKRGVFANEAGLGSAPNVAAVASVEHPVAQGVVQAFSVFLDTFVICTCTALLILLSGFYTPGFEGDGIALTQNSLAAVVGDWGRMFISVALALFVFTSILYNYYLGENNLRFMLGENRKALIAYRALVLVLIFWGAIENLSTVFAFADITMTLLAFVNLIALFLLFKVGMRILRDYDDQRSAGIKTPVFDSSKFLDLDLDRKAWPANPSAPVAKPDAAVAGTTAAQR is encoded by the coding sequence ATGCTTGAAGTCATCAACGACTTCCTTTCAGGGAAAGTGCTGATCGTGCTCATTGTCGGGCTCGGGAGCTATTTCACGATCCGCTCGCGTTTCGTCCAGTTCCGCCATTTCTTTCATATGTTCGCGGTGTTCCGTGACAGCCTGAAAAGCAGCACTGACCAGCTCAGCTCCTTCCAGGCCCTGATGCTCAGCCTGGCCGGTCGTGTCGGCGCAGGCAACATCGCCGGTGTCGGCATCGCCGTGACCCTCGGTGGTCCTGGCGCAGTGTTCTGGATGTGGGTGACCGCGCTGGTCGGCATGTCCAGCAGCTTCTTCGAGTGCTCCCTCGGCCAGCTCTACAAGCGCTGCGACTCCGAAGGCCAATACCGTGGCGGCCCGTCCTACTACATCCAGCACGGCCTGCAGAAACGCTGGCTGGGCATGATCATGGCATTCCTGCTGCTGGTCACCTTCGGCTTCGCCTTCAACGGCCTGCAAGCCCACGCCGTCACCCACTCCCTGAACAACGCCTTCGGCTTCGACACCACCTACACCGGTCTGGGCCTGGCGGTGCTGCTGGGCCTGGTGTTCATCGGCGGGATCAAGCGCATCGCCAAGGTGGCCGACCTGCTGGTACCGGTCAAGACCCTGGCGTACATCGCCGTGACCATCTATGTGATCGTGCTGCAGTTCGACCACGTACCGGCCATGCTGGCGACCATCGTCAAGAGCGCCTTCGGTCTGGATCAGGCCTTTGGCGGCCTGATCGGCAGCGCCATCGTCATGGGCGTCAAGCGTGGCGTATTCGCCAACGAAGCCGGCCTGGGCAGTGCGCCTAACGTGGCCGCTGTCGCGTCGGTCGAGCACCCGGTGGCCCAGGGCGTGGTACAGGCGTTCAGCGTGTTCCTCGACACCTTCGTGATCTGCACCTGCACCGCACTGCTGATCCTGCTGTCGGGCTTCTACACCCCGGGTTTCGAAGGCGACGGCATTGCCCTGACCCAGAACTCCCTGGCAGCCGTGGTCGGTGACTGGGGCCGCATGTTCATTTCCGTAGCCCTGGCGTTGTTCGTCTTCACCTCGATCCTCTACAACTACTATCTGGGTGAGAACAACCTGCGCTTTATGCTCGGGGAAAACCGCAAGGCGCTGATCGCCTACCGCGCGCTGGTCCTGGTCCTGATTTTCTGGGGCGCCATCGAAAACCTCAGCACCGTGTTCGCCTTCGCCGACATCACCATGACCCTGCTGGCGTTCGTGAACCTGATCGCGCTGTTCCTGCTGTTCAAGGTCGGCATGCGCATCCTGCGCGACTACGACGACCAGCGTTCGGCCGGTATCAAGACCCCAGTCTTCGACTCCAGCAAGTTCCTGGACCTGGATCTGGACCGCAAGGCTTGGCCTGCCAACCCATCGGCGCCGGTTGCCAAACCTGACGCAGCTGTTGCTGGCACGACCGCAGCGCAACGCTGA
- a CDS encoding asparaginase, translating into MNSSTYPAAQHVMVLYTGGTIGMQASAHGLAPASGFEARMRDYLHSQPELVIPQWRFREMSPLIDSANMTPAYWQQLREAVVDAVDVQGCDSVLILHGTDTLAYSAAAMSFQLLGMHARVCFTGSMLPAGVTDSDAWENLSGALVALGQGLAPGVHLYFHGELLEPTRCAKVRSCGRHPFKRLERQGGGTKAASLPAPLHYNQPKQLANIAVLPLFPGISAEILDGLLCSGIQGLVLECYGSGTGPSDNPSFLASLERARDSGVVVVAVTQCHEGGVELDVYEAGSRLRGVGVLSGGGMTREAAFGKLQALIGAGLPVDEVRRLVELDLCGELS; encoded by the coding sequence ATGAATTCCTCGACCTACCCTGCCGCCCAGCACGTCATGGTGCTCTACACCGGCGGCACTATCGGCATGCAGGCCAGCGCCCATGGCCTGGCCCCGGCATCCGGTTTCGAAGCGCGGATGCGCGATTACCTGCACAGCCAACCCGAACTCGTCATCCCGCAATGGCGCTTCCGGGAAATGTCTCCGCTGATCGACAGCGCCAACATGACCCCGGCCTATTGGCAACAACTGCGCGAAGCGGTGGTCGATGCCGTGGATGTGCAGGGCTGCGACAGCGTACTGATCCTGCACGGCACCGACACGCTGGCCTACAGTGCGGCCGCGATGAGCTTTCAATTGCTCGGTATGCATGCCCGGGTCTGCTTCACCGGTTCCATGCTGCCCGCCGGCGTGACCGACAGCGACGCCTGGGAAAACCTCAGCGGTGCGCTGGTCGCCCTCGGCCAGGGTCTGGCGCCGGGGGTGCATCTGTATTTCCACGGTGAGCTGCTGGAACCCACCCGTTGCGCCAAGGTGCGCAGTTGCGGGCGTCATCCATTCAAGCGTCTGGAGCGTCAGGGTGGCGGTACCAAAGCCGCTTCGCTGCCGGCACCGTTGCATTACAACCAGCCCAAGCAATTGGCGAATATCGCGGTGCTGCCGCTGTTTCCCGGCATCAGCGCCGAGATCCTCGACGGCCTGCTCTGCAGCGGGATCCAGGGCCTGGTGCTGGAGTGCTACGGCAGCGGCACCGGGCCGAGCGACAACCCGTCGTTCCTCGCTAGCCTCGAGCGGGCGCGGGACAGCGGCGTGGTCGTGGTGGCAGTGACCCAATGTCATGAAGGTGGCGTGGAGCTGGATGTGTACGAGGCAGGCAGTCGCTTGCGTGGCGTCGGCGTGCTGTCCGGTGGCGGCATGACCCGTGAGGCGGCATTCGGCAAGTTGCAGGCGTTGATTGGCGCGGGGCTGCCGGTGGATGAGGTTCGGCGGCTGGTTGAGCTGGATCTGTGTGGCGAGTTGAGCTGA
- a CDS encoding AraC family transcriptional regulator: protein MLHSHLTTLNAVSLVLSTFKHEGLPSDALLAGSGISAADLSRADTRITTNQEMQVCANAVALKRDIGLELGLRMHVSSYGMLGYALLTSATLGDALRLALRYPALLGTLFELNLEEDQETVWLSASDYRENPTLAVFNAEFCMVSLKVICNDLLGHALPLRAARFEHPAPDYQARYAALFDCPVRFDSLDNAFAFDRHWLEQPLPLADPITHHAMAERCRRQNTEFTGRQAWLGRIRQLLSAQLDAAPGLEGLAAQMNCSARTLRRHLKDLGCSYQELLDELRFERAKQMLCEDQLPIYRIAEILGFSETASFRHAFVRWSGVAPSQFRP, encoded by the coding sequence ATGCTTCATTCCCACCTCACCACCCTCAACGCCGTCTCCCTGGTGCTCAGCACCTTCAAGCATGAAGGGCTGCCCAGCGACGCGTTGCTGGCCGGCAGCGGCATCAGCGCGGCGGATCTGAGCCGGGCCGACACGCGCATCACCACCAACCAGGAGATGCAGGTCTGCGCCAACGCCGTGGCCCTCAAGCGCGACATCGGCCTGGAACTGGGTCTGCGCATGCACGTTTCGTCCTACGGCATGCTCGGTTATGCCCTGCTCACCAGTGCCACCTTAGGTGACGCTTTGCGCCTGGCGCTGCGCTATCCGGCGCTATTGGGAACACTCTTCGAGCTGAATCTGGAAGAAGACCAGGAGACGGTCTGGCTCAGCGCCAGCGATTATCGGGAGAACCCGACCCTGGCAGTGTTCAACGCCGAGTTCTGCATGGTCTCGCTGAAAGTCATCTGCAATGACCTGCTCGGCCATGCGCTGCCATTGCGCGCGGCGCGCTTCGAACATCCGGCGCCCGATTACCAGGCGCGCTACGCAGCGCTGTTCGATTGCCCGGTGCGCTTCGACAGCCTCGATAACGCGTTCGCCTTCGACCGCCACTGGCTCGAACAGCCCCTGCCCCTGGCCGACCCCATCACCCATCACGCCATGGCCGAACGCTGCCGCCGACAGAACACCGAGTTCACCGGACGCCAGGCCTGGCTGGGGCGGATTCGCCAATTGCTCAGCGCACAACTGGACGCCGCCCCCGGCCTGGAAGGCCTGGCCGCGCAAATGAACTGCTCGGCGCGCACCTTGCGCCGACACCTCAAGGATCTGGGTTGCAGCTATCAAGAATTGCTGGACGAACTGCGCTTCGAGCGGGCCAAGCAAATGCTCTGCGAAGACCAGCTGCCGATCTATCGGATCGCCGAAATACTCGGCTTCAGCGAAACCGCCAGTTTTCGGCATGCCTTCGTGCGCTGGAGTGGGGTGGCGCCGAGTCAGTTCAGGCCCTGA
- a CDS encoding RICIN domain-containing protein, giving the protein MKRKSIPNADKTLEQTKGAPGPSLIITPGIYRIYSFLSNYKIVDMALSEDSLGRHNVKLYDDNDAPESTWHIKYTGNGDHTISNGLYQARLVQPYNGNVVAAPSGGMGQEVYWVFKDAGSGGFFYIQNKRYGTVMDVRGGKQGIIPLLSTTLMVERKIKDLDCGE; this is encoded by the coding sequence ATGAAAAGGAAAAGCATACCCAATGCCGATAAAACACTTGAACAGACAAAAGGAGCTCCTGGGCCTTCCCTCATAATCACGCCAGGAATCTATAGAATATATTCATTTTTAAGCAACTACAAAATAGTTGACATGGCCTTAAGCGAAGATAGCCTAGGCAGGCACAATGTTAAATTATATGACGACAATGATGCGCCAGAATCCACATGGCACATTAAGTATACTGGCAACGGAGATCATACGATTTCCAATGGACTATACCAAGCAAGGTTAGTCCAGCCCTACAATGGAAATGTAGTTGCCGCCCCCTCGGGGGGCATGGGCCAGGAAGTTTATTGGGTATTCAAGGATGCGGGATCCGGAGGTTTTTTCTATATCCAAAACAAACGCTACGGCACAGTAATGGATGTAAGGGGGGGCAAACAGGGAATAATACCACTATTATCGACTACGCTTATGGTGGAACGGAAAATCAAAGATTTAGATTGTGGAGAATAG